GATGAAATCCTGCGGGGTGGAGCGGCAGCCACCGCGCTTGCCGACCCGGATCACCCGCGCCTGCGGCGCGAACTGCACGATGTCCGGGTTGACCAGGTCGTCGAGCAGCAGCACCTGCGCCGCGGCCAGCGCCTTGACCGCCTTCAGCGTCAGCAGCTCCAGGTCGCCGGGACCGGCCGACAGCAACACCACTTCGCCGCCACCACGCACGCCGGACATGCTTGCATCGTTCATCGCAGACTCCACCCAGGAAGAAGGAACCACACCCAAGACATCGCACCCGCCTGCGCTCCGCCGCGCGCATCCGCGCCGTGTTTCCCCTGCGCCCGCCACGCGCGCCATCGCCGCGCCCTACCGGCGGCGCCGCGTGGGTCGCGAGTGCACGCGGCGTTCGTCGCTGCGTCCCCAGCGGACACCAGGGCGGCGCGCGAGCCCCGACCACTCATGCGCAACGGGTCGTCGCGCACCGCAGCAGCTGCGGCGTGTGCGAAGCGGGATGATCTCGCCAGCGCCGGCACCACTGCGGCGTCCGCCCGCTGCACCTGCGACGAGCGCTCGTCACCAGCGCGTCGCTTCGCCTTGCCAGCCGAGTAGAACGCAAGGTGGATGCCTACAGCGTTTCCTGCGCACTCCGTGGCCGGCACAAGGGCAACCTGCAAGCCGAGGCCGCTCATGCGCTTGCCGCCGTCGCACACAGCCGCAGCACCTGCGGCATGCACGAGCCGCACACGCTGCCGCAGCCCAGCCGCGCACGGATCTCGGCCGGCGCCGCACCGCGCGCGGCTTCGCTGCGGATCGCCGATTCGCGGACCTGCGTGCATTGGCACACCACCGGATCGCGCGCACCGCCGCCGGCCTGCGCGAAGGCTGCCAGCCGCGCGCCGTACCAGACCTCGCCGCTCAGCGCGCGCTCCAGCAGCGCTTCGCCGCCGGCATCGCGCTGCGCGCCGGCCAGCAGCAAGCCGTCGAGGTGGCTGATCGGCGCGGCGCCGCGCCAGGCCACGCGCTTGAGCAGACCACGGCGCGCGTCGCGGTATTCGAGGGTGTCGGCGTCGCCGCCGGCCAAGGCCAGCGCTGCGGCCAGCGCCTCCAGTTGCGCGGCGGCCGGCGCCTGCTCGGCGGCGGCGCGCAATACCAGCCAGGCCTGCTCCTGCTCGCCGCTCTCGGCCTGCAGGCTCAGCGCGGCATAGCCGAAGTCGCGCAGCCACGGTTGCGCGGCGGCCTGCAGCGCGAGCGCATCGCCACGCCGCGCCAGCAGCAGGTGCCAGCCGAACTCGGCCTTCTCCACGCGCACCGCGGCATGCTTGAGCTCGGGCTGCTGCGAGCGCGCATCCACCGTCGCCAGGCTGAGCTCGTTGATGCCGCCGTTGTCCAGGAACTGCGCATTCCAGTGCATCGCCGCGAACACGTCGCCCGAACGCATCTCCTCGCACGGCTCCAGCGGCAGCACCAGGCTGCCGCGCTTGCTCACGATACGTACCAGATCGCCGGCGGCCAGACCGCGCCGCGCTGCGTCCTGCGGATGCATGCGCAGGCCCGGCTGCGGACTGTGCGCGAACAGCCCCGGCACCCTGCCGCTGCGCGACATGCCGTGCCACTGGTCGCGCAGGCGCCCGCTCAGCAGGCGCAGCGGGAAGCGCGCCGAGGTCGGTTCGGCCACCGGCTTGTACGGCGTGGGATGGAAGCGCGCGCGGCCATCGGCGGTGGCGAACACGCCATCGGTGTAGCGTCGCGCCTGGCCATGCGTGGCGCCGGCCGGCAGCGGCCATTGCTGCGGGCCTTGCGTCTCCAGCCGTGCGTAGTCGAGTCCACCGATGTCCAGGTCGCGGCCGACGCTCAGCGCGCGATGCTCGTCGAACACCGCCGCAGTGTCGGCGAAGCCGAAACGCGTGCCGGCGGCAGGCGCGTCCAGCCGCGCTTCCAGCCGCCGCGCCACCTCGTTGGCGATCCACCAGTCCGGCTTCGCCGCGCCTGGCGCCGGCAACGCCTGGCGCACGCGCGAGATGCGGCGCTCGGAATTGGTCACCGTGCCGTCCTTCTCGCCCCAACTCGCCGCCGGCAGCAGCACGTCGGCGAACGGCACCGTATCGGTCTGCACGAAGGCGTCCTGCACGATTACCAGTTCGGCCTGGCGCAACGCATCGCGCACCTGCGCGATGTCCGGCATCGAGTGCACGGGATTGGTGCAGGCGATCCACACCGCCTTGACCTCGCCGCGGCGCAGCGCATCGAACAGCGCCACCGCCGGCAGGCCGGGACGCGCCGACAGCCGCTCGGCCGGCAGCTGCCACAGCCGCTCCAGTTCGGCGCGATCGGTGGCGCTGGCGATCTCGCGGTGCGCGGCCAGCATCGTCGCCATGCCGCCGACCTCGCGCCCGCCCATCGCGTTCGGCTGTCCGGTCAGCGAGAACGGGCCGGCGCCGGGCTTGCCGATCTGCGCGGTGGCCAGGTGCAGGTGGATCAACGCCAGGTTCTTGTCGGTGCCGTGCGCGGACTGGTTCAGGCCCATGCAATACAGCGACAGCGCCGGCGCGTCGCGGCCGAACCATTCCGCCGCCCGCACCAGGTCGGCGACCGGAATGCCGCAGATGTCGGCGGCCATCGCCGGGGTGTACTCGCGCAATGTCTGCCGCAGTTCGGCGAAACCCTGCGTGTGTGCGGCGATGAACGCGCGATCGATGCGGTCTTCCCAGATCAGGTGATGCAGCATGCCGTTGAACAGCGCCACGTCGGTGCCGGGCTGGATCGGCAGGTGCAGGTCGGCCATCGCCGCGGTGTCGGTGCGGCGCGGATCGACCACGATCCAGCGCACGTCCGCATCGCGCGCGCGCGCCTCCTCGAGCCGGCGGAACAGCACCGGATGCGCATAGGCCATGTTGCTGCCGGCCAGCAGCACGGTCCTGGCCAGTTCCAGATCCTCGTAGCAGGTCGGCGGGCCGTCCGCGCCCAGCGCCAGCTTGTAGCCGGTGACCGCGCTGGACATGCACAGCCGCGAATTGGTGTCGATGTTGTTGGTGCCGATCAGGCCCTTGGCCAGCTTGTTGAAGACGTAGTAGTCCTCGGTCAGCAATTGCCCGGACAGGTAGAACGCCACCGCGTCCGGCCCGTGCCGTTCGACGATGCCGGCCAGGCGCTCGGCCACGCTGTCCAGCGCCACCGCCCAGTCCACCGCACGGCGTGGTGCGTCGCGATGCGTGCGCAGTTCCGGCTGCAGTGCGCGGCCGTGCAGGCTGCGCACGGTCTGCGGCAGCGTGCGGCCCTTGCTGCACAGCCGGCCGTAGTTGGCCGGGTGTTCCGGGTCGCCCTCGATGCCGATGATGCGCGCCGCGCCGTCGGCGGCGTGCTCGGTCTCGATCAGCACGCCGCAGCCGACCCCGCAGTAGCAGCAGGTGGAACGGGTCAGCGTGCGCCGCGCGGCGGTGTCCGCGGCCGCGCTCGCTGCGGGCACGTGCGCGCCGTCCATCACGCGGCGCCCTGCAACGACAGCCACACGTCGCCATCGTCCACCCGCACCGGATAGCGGCGCGCGCAGCCCACGTCCGGCGCGCAGGCCTGGCCGCTGTCCAGGGCGATGTTCCAGTTGTGCAGCGGGCAGGTAACGCTGTCGCCGGCGACGATGCCCTGCGACAGCGGCCCGCCCTTGTGCGGGCAGCGGTCGACCAGCGCGAACACGCGGTCGCCGGCGGTGCGGAACAGCGCGATCGGGTCGGCGCCGGCGATCTGCAGCACGCGCGCGCCGAGCGCGGGGATGTCGTCGATGCGGCAGATGCGGATCCAGTGGCGGGCGCTGGCGTCGGCGGCGTTGCTGTCGGACGCGATGAGGTCGGAAGCGGCTGCGTGCATCGTTCAGTCCTCCACCAGCGCCAGCGGCGCGGCCACGCGCAGCGGCTGGAACTCGCGCTGCTTGGCCCCGGCGATGCGCTCGGCCCACGGATCGGGCAGGCCTTCCAGCGCGTACAGCAGGCGCTCGTACAGCGCGCGGCGGTTGCCCGCGTCCTCGATCACGCGCTGGCGGATGTAGTCCATGCCCACGCGCTCGATGTAGTGCACGGTACGGTCCAGGTAGTAGGCCTCCTCGCGGTACAGCTGCAGGAACGCGCCGGTGTACTCCTTCACCTCCTCGGCGGTCTTGACCTTGACCAGGAACTTGGCGACCTCGGTCTTCATGCCGCCGTTGCCGCCGATGTGCAGCTCCCAGCCCGATTCCACCGCGATGATGCCCACGTCCTTGATCCCGGACTCGGCGCAGTTGCGCGGGCAGCCGGACACCGCCAGCTTCACCTTGTGCGGGCTCCACATGTTCGCCAGCATGGTCTCCAGGTCGATGCCCATCTGCGTGCTGTTCTGCGTGCCGAAGCGGCAGAACTCGCTGCCCACGCAGGTCTTCACCGTGCGGATCGACTTGCCGTAGGCATGCCCGGAATTCATCCCCAGGTCCTTCCACACGCCCACCAGGTCTTCCTTGCGGATGCCGAGCAGGTCGATGCGCTGGCCGCCGGTGACCTTGACCATCGGCACCGCGTACTTGTCGGCCACGTCGGCGATGCGGCGCAGCTCCGAGGCGTTGGTCACCCCGCCCTTCATCTGCGGGATCACCGAGAAGGTGCCGTCCTTCTGGATGTTGGCGTGGGCGCGTTCGTTGATGAAGCGCGACTGCGGATCGTCCACCGCCTCGCGCGGCCAGCTCGACAGCAGGTAGTAGTTGATCGCCGGGCGGCACGTCGCGCAGCCGTTGGGACTGCGCCACTGCAGCTGCGCGTACACCGCGCCATGCGTGAGCAGCTTGCCCTCGCGGATCGCCTGGCGCACCTCGCCGTGGCTGAGGTCGGTGCAGCCGCACACCGCCTTGGTCTTGGGCGTCTGCTGGAAGTTGGAGCCCAGGCAGTTCATCAGGATCTGCTCGACCAGGCCGGTGCACGAGCCGCAGGAACTGGCCGCCTTGGTCTGCTTCTTGACCTCGTCGACGGTGAACAAGCCTTGCGCGTTGATCGCCTTGACGATGGTGCCCTTGCACACGCCGTTGCAGCCGCACACCTCGTCGCTGTCGCGCATCGCGCTGGCACGGTCCTGGCCGGCGGTGCCGGCGTCGCCGAGCGCGCTCTCGCCGAACATCAGCCGCTCGCGGCGCTCGCCGATCGGGCTGGCATCCTTGAGCAGTTGGAAATACCAGGCGCCGTCGTTGGTATCGCCATATAGGCAGGCGCCGACCAGCTTGTCGTCCTTCAGCACCAGCTTCTTGTAGACGCCGCCGGCCGGGTCGGACAGCACGATCTCCTCGCTGCCGTCCCCGCCCATGAAATCGCCGGCCGAGAACAGGTCGATGCCGGTGACCTTGAGCTTGGTCGAGGCCACCGAGCCGCGGTAGATGCCGATGCCGAACCCGGCCAGATGGTTGGCGCAGATCTTGGCCTGCTCGAACAGCGGCGCGACCAGGCCGTAGGCGATGCCGCGGTGGCTGGCGCATTCGCCGACCGCGTACACGCGCGGGTCGAAGGTCTGCAGCGTGTCGTTGACCACGATGCCGCGCGTGCAGTGGATGCCGGCGGCCTGCGCCAGCGCGATGTTGGGGCGGATGCCGGCGGCCATCACCACCAGGTCGGCCGGCACCTCGCTGCCGTCGGAGAACTTCACCGCCACCACTTCGCCAGCGGCATTGCCGACCAGTTCGGTGGTGGAGGTGCCGAGGCGGAAGTCCAGGCCGCGTTCGCTGAGCGAGCGCTGCAGCAGCTGCCCGGCGACCGGGTCGAGCTGGCGCTCCAGCAGCCAGTCGGCCAGGTGCACCACGGTCACCTGCATGCCGCGCTGCTTGAGCCCGTTGGCCGCCTCCAGGCCGAGCAGGCCGCCACCGATCACCACCGCGTGGCGCTTGCGCGTGGCGGTGTCGATCATGGTCTGCGTGTCGTGCATGTCGCGGTAGCCGATCACGCCCTTCAGCTCCTTGCCCGGCACCGGCAGCACGATCGGCAGCGAGCCGGTGGCCAGCAGCAGGCGGTCGTACGGCGCCTCGGTGCCATCGGCGGCGATCACCTTGCGCTTGACCCGGTCGATGCGGGTCACTTCCTTGCCCACGTGCAGGCGGATGCCGTGCTCCGCATACCAGGCCAGCGGATTGAGCACGATCTCGTCGAACCGTTGTTCGCCGGCCAGCACCGGCGAGAGCAGGATGCGGTTGTAGTTCGGATGCGGCTCGGCGCCGAACACGGTGATGTCGTACATCCCCGGCATCAGCTTGAGCAGTTCTTCCACGGTGCGGATGCCGGCCATGCCGTTGCCCACCACCACCAGTCTTGGCTTGTTCATTCGCGTCTCGCTTCGGTGGAGAGGATCAGACCCGCGCCGCGCCGGCCGCGGCCCACTGGCTGCGCCAGTGCTGCTTGACGTTGGACAGCAGGCCCCAGGCCAGCAGCGCGCAGCCGGCGAACAGCCACAGCCCCAGCGCATAGCTGCCGGTGTGCTGCTTGACGATGCCCAGCCCCGCGGCGAGCAGGAAGCCGCCGATGCCGCCGGCCATGCCGATCAACCCGGTCATCAGCCCGATGTCGCGACCGAACCGCTGCGGCACCAGCTGGAACACCGCGCCGTTGCCGGTGCCCAGGCACAGCAGGGTCAGCACGAACAGCGCCACCGTCGCCGCCGGACCGCCGACCCCGACCGCCGCGGCGGCCACCAGCAGCGCCACCAGCAGATAGATCGACAGCAGCGTACGTGTGCCGCCGATGCGGTCGGCCAACGCGCCGCCCAGCGGACGCATCACCGAACCGGCCAGCACGCACGCTGCGGTGGCCCAGCCGGCGAGCTTGGGAGAAAAGTCGAACTGATCGTGGAAGTAGCCGGGCAAGGCGCTGGCGAACCCGGCGAAACCGCCGAAGGTGATCGCGTAGAACAGCATGAACCACCACGAATCGCGGTTGCCGACCAGCACCCGCGCGTAGTCGCCCAGGTGCTTGCGCGGCACCTCCACCGGCGCGTCCTTGGCGAACGCCGCGAACACCAGCAAGGTCAGCGCCAGCGGGATGCAGGCCAGCCCGAACACCGCCTGGTAGCCAAACGCCGTGGCCAGCACCGGCGCGAACAGCGCCGCGAACACCGTGCCGGAATTGCCGGCGCCGGCGATGCCCATCGCCGTGCCCTGATGCTGCGGCGGATACCAGCGCGAGGCCAGCGGCAGCGCCACCGCGAACGAGGCCCCGGCTACGCCCAGCATCAGCCCCAACAACAGCACCTGCGCGAAACTGTGCACGCCCAGCCGCCACGCCACCATCAGCGCCACGATCACCAGCACCTGCGCCAGCATGCCCGCGCGCTTGGCGCCGATCACGTCGGCGAGCATGCCCAGGAACAGCCGCAGCACCGCACCGCACAGGATCGGCACCGCCACCATCAACGCGCGCTGCTGCGTATCCAGCGACAGCGCCGCGGCGATCTGCACCTGCATCGGCCCGAGCAGGTACCAGACCATGAAGCTCAGATCGAAATACAGGAACGCCGACAACAGCGTGGGCGTATGCCCGGATTGCCAGAACGATCGATTCATCCGCGCCATCTCCGAGAAACGTTGGGCCGCAGCGCTGCACACCACCCGCAGCACGCGGTAGTCGAGGGGAGGAAAAAACAAAAAACGGCGCCGTCCGGTTCGCACCGGAAGACGCCGTTGTCTGGGCAGGCGGACCGCCGTTGGCCCGCCTGCCGAATCGAATTGGTGCGGACACCCCGTTGCATCCGCGCTGGAGCTATCGCAATCGGCGTGCCAAGTGTTCGCGGGGCCGGTAAAGCCGGAGAATTATCAGAGTATTCAAGGCACTGGCCGATCCGCCGGCAACCTGCCGCCTGCTT
This sequence is a window from Xanthomonas sp. CFBP 8443. Protein-coding genes within it:
- a CDS encoding molybdopterin-dependent oxidoreductase — encoded protein: MDGAHVPAASAAADTAARRTLTRSTCCYCGVGCGVLIETEHAADGAARIIGIEGDPEHPANYGRLCSKGRTLPQTVRSLHGRALQPELRTHRDAPRRAVDWAVALDSVAERLAGIVERHGPDAVAFYLSGQLLTEDYYVFNKLAKGLIGTNNIDTNSRLCMSSAVTGYKLALGADGPPTCYEDLELARTVLLAGSNMAYAHPVLFRRLEEARARDADVRWIVVDPRRTDTAAMADLHLPIQPGTDVALFNGMLHHLIWEDRIDRAFIAAHTQGFAELRQTLREYTPAMAADICGIPVADLVRAAEWFGRDAPALSLYCMGLNQSAHGTDKNLALIHLHLATAQIGKPGAGPFSLTGQPNAMGGREVGGMATMLAAHREIASATDRAELERLWQLPAERLSARPGLPAVALFDALRRGEVKAVWIACTNPVHSMPDIAQVRDALRQAELVIVQDAFVQTDTVPFADVLLPAASWGEKDGTVTNSERRISRVRQALPAPGAAKPDWWIANEVARRLEARLDAPAAGTRFGFADTAAVFDEHRALSVGRDLDIGGLDYARLETQGPQQWPLPAGATHGQARRYTDGVFATADGRARFHPTPYKPVAEPTSARFPLRLLSGRLRDQWHGMSRSGRVPGLFAHSPQPGLRMHPQDAARRGLAAGDLVRIVSKRGSLVLPLEPCEEMRSGDVFAAMHWNAQFLDNGGINELSLATVDARSQQPELKHAAVRVEKAEFGWHLLLARRGDALALQAAAQPWLRDFGYAALSLQAESGEQEQAWLVLRAAAEQAPAAAQLEALAAALALAGGDADTLEYRDARRGLLKRVAWRGAAPISHLDGLLLAGAQRDAGGEALLERALSGEVWYGARLAAFAQAGGGARDPVVCQCTQVRESAIRSEAARGAAPAEIRARLGCGSVCGSCMPQVLRLCATAASA
- the nirD gene encoding nitrite reductase small subunit NirD yields the protein MHAAASDLIASDSNAADASARHWIRICRIDDIPALGARVLQIAGADPIALFRTAGDRVFALVDRCPHKGGPLSQGIVAGDSVTCPLHNWNIALDSGQACAPDVGCARRYPVRVDDGDVWLSLQGAA
- the nirB gene encoding nitrite reductase large subunit NirB → MAGIRTVEELLKLMPGMYDITVFGAEPHPNYNRILLSPVLAGEQRFDEIVLNPLAWYAEHGIRLHVGKEVTRIDRVKRKVIAADGTEAPYDRLLLATGSLPIVLPVPGKELKGVIGYRDMHDTQTMIDTATRKRHAVVIGGGLLGLEAANGLKQRGMQVTVVHLADWLLERQLDPVAGQLLQRSLSERGLDFRLGTSTTELVGNAAGEVVAVKFSDGSEVPADLVVMAAGIRPNIALAQAAGIHCTRGIVVNDTLQTFDPRVYAVGECASHRGIAYGLVAPLFEQAKICANHLAGFGIGIYRGSVASTKLKVTGIDLFSAGDFMGGDGSEEIVLSDPAGGVYKKLVLKDDKLVGACLYGDTNDGAWYFQLLKDASPIGERRERLMFGESALGDAGTAGQDRASAMRDSDEVCGCNGVCKGTIVKAINAQGLFTVDEVKKQTKAASSCGSCTGLVEQILMNCLGSNFQQTPKTKAVCGCTDLSHGEVRQAIREGKLLTHGAVYAQLQWRSPNGCATCRPAINYYLLSSWPREAVDDPQSRFINERAHANIQKDGTFSVIPQMKGGVTNASELRRIADVADKYAVPMVKVTGGQRIDLLGIRKEDLVGVWKDLGMNSGHAYGKSIRTVKTCVGSEFCRFGTQNSTQMGIDLETMLANMWSPHKVKLAVSGCPRNCAESGIKDVGIIAVESGWELHIGGNGGMKTEVAKFLVKVKTAEEVKEYTGAFLQLYREEAYYLDRTVHYIERVGMDYIRQRVIEDAGNRRALYERLLYALEGLPDPWAERIAGAKQREFQPLRVAAPLALVED
- a CDS encoding nitrate/nitrite transporter, whose product is MLSAFLYFDLSFMVWYLLGPMQVQIAAALSLDTQQRALMVAVPILCGAVLRLFLGMLADVIGAKRAGMLAQVLVIVALMVAWRLGVHSFAQVLLLGLMLGVAGASFAVALPLASRWYPPQHQGTAMGIAGAGNSGTVFAALFAPVLATAFGYQAVFGLACIPLALTLLVFAAFAKDAPVEVPRKHLGDYARVLVGNRDSWWFMLFYAITFGGFAGFASALPGYFHDQFDFSPKLAGWATAACVLAGSVMRPLGGALADRIGGTRTLLSIYLLVALLVAAAAVGVGGPAATVALFVLTLLCLGTGNGAVFQLVPQRFGRDIGLMTGLIGMAGGIGGFLLAAGLGIVKQHTGSYALGLWLFAGCALLAWGLLSNVKQHWRSQWAAAGAARV